One part of the Quercus lobata isolate SW786 chromosome 7, ValleyOak3.0 Primary Assembly, whole genome shotgun sequence genome encodes these proteins:
- the LOC115951938 gene encoding F-box/kelch-repeat protein At3g06240-like — protein sequence MAELPREIMDNIFSRLPVKLLLRFRCVSKLWCNIIDDPCLANMHRTQAGDEEPLVLLLLGFHDRIEMSSLYELEDNRGVLRPITSNKQPLLNLESKETENGIEQYYLQSFCKGLLCISSLSKVILSNPLRKESLILPPVTLEYKSMPNFESYGLGFDTSTNMYKAVHVFYKEIDFDTMRYKLGTRVYSLGSTSWREISSIPSYPIWKPIYVNEAIHWITDTRFEIDNLKGKIVSFDIGKEEFQLTPHPADIHIGSFHPCYLINLRGDLAIVESQSCSASVVIWVLKNWNTKQWVKEFSLYIAAPSMYLGNSYISSACPSESGLIFKDGGTSTVAHYNLGSDEVEWYKICKLTGSKRMDLLQVFSFKGSLISLKSYGKLM from the coding sequence ATGGCGGAGCTCCCTCGTGAAATTATGGACAACATCTTTTCAAGATTGCCTGTAAAGTTACTTTTGCGATTTAGGTGTGTCTCTAAGCTTTGGTGCAATATCATTGACGACCCATGTCTTGCAAACATGCATAGAACACAAGCTGGTGATGAAGAACCACTAGTCCTACTTCTATTAGGCTTTCATGACAGAATTGAAATGTCGAGTTTGTATGAATTGGAAGATAATCGTGGGGTTTTGAGGCCCATCACAAGCAACAAGCAGCCATTGCTGAATTTAGAGTCCAAGGAAACCGAAAATGGAATAGAACAATACTATCTACAGAGTTTTTGTAAGGGCTTGCTCTGCATTTCAAGCCTTTCTAAAGTGATTCTCTCTAATCCCCTAAGAAAAGAAAGTCTTATTCTGCCACCAGTGACATTGGAATATAAGTCTATGCCGAATTTTGAAAGCTATGGATTGGGTTTTGATACTTCAACTAATATGTACAAGGCTGTTCATGTGTTCTACAAAGAAATAGATTTCGACACCATGAGGTACAAATTAGGAACTCGAGTATACAGTTTGGGTTCAACATCATGGAGAGAGATTTCTAGCATTCCTTCTTATCCTATATGGAAACCTATTTATGTTAATGAAGCCATACATTGGATTACTGACACTAGATTTGAAATTGACAATTTGAAGGGCAAGATAGTTTCTTTTGACATTGGCAAGGAAGAGTTTCAATTGACTCCTCATCCAGCTGACATTCATATTGGCTCTTTTCATCCATGCTACTTAATTAATCTTAGAGGAGATTTGGCAATTGTTGAATCTCAGTCATGTTCAGCCAGTGTTGTGATATGGGTATTGAAGAATTGGAACACCAAACAATGGGTGAAAGAATTTTCACTATATATTGCAGCCCCCTCTATGTACCTCGGTAATAGCTACATATCTTCTGCATGTCCCTCCGAAAGTGGTCTAATTTTTAAGGATGGAGGTACTAGTACTGTTGCCCATTATAATTTGGGGAGTGATGAGGTGGAGTGGTATAAAATTTGTAAACTTACAGGCTCTAAACGAATGGATCTTCTACAAGTCTTTAGCTTCAAGGGAAGCTTGATTTCACTCAAGAGTTATGGCAAATTGATGTGA
- the LOC115951939 gene encoding uncharacterized protein LOC115951939, translating to MDVVSEGAKCEKLEEIVIDGDPENFFQIGAQLPSREKEKLIAFLRENVDVFAWNAYKLLGKQPPRCSSKEHSDTVKEEVNKFKQARAIKEVFYLEWLANTVIVKKKSGKWNYHYKVMPFGLKNAESTYQRMMTRMFELQLGKNIEIYIDDMVVKSKLESEHINDLGDIFGFLRRHKLRLNASKCSFGVGLGKFLGYMVTHLGIEVNPDQIKAINNLQPPRNPKEVQKLTGMTVALNQFISRSADRCRPFFQLLNKWKGFEWIKECILAFQQLKEYLSRPPIMSRPKVDEVLFAYIAVASHVVSLVFVRVDDGIQRLVYYVSKSLHEAEVCYLSLEKAILAVVHATRKLPHYFQSHTIVVLTQLSLKLLLRSADYTERIAKWYTILRAFNIKYMSHTSVKGQVLAALMAEFAESPLEEEMEKQDMDGKSVGLVSLQEPLSWSVYVDGAANHRGSGVGLVLISPERIIIKKSLRLGFSATNNEAEYETLLVGMTMVQKMGGKVVEIFSDSRLVIGQVQGELEARDMRMKEYLSQVRHLQSGFESFNLQHIPRSGNTHANSLATLVISSAQSLPRVILVENLCKGTEMKNEVVHIHQIRVGPSWMGSIVLFLEDILLEEKLEADKVRRKAPRFWLSEDQKLYKRFFSGPYLLCVHLEASELLLEELHEEIYGSHTGGRSLSHKALTHEY from the exons ATGGATGTGGTATCGGAAGGGGCAAAGTGTGAGAAGCTAGAAGAAATTGTTATAGATGGTGATCCggaaaattttttccaaatcgGAGCTCAACTGCCTTCTCGAGAGAAGGAAAAGTTAATAGCGTTTCTTAGAGAGAACGTTGATGTATTTGCGTGGAATGCTTATAAGCTCCTGGG GAAGCAACCACCTCGGTGCTCATCCAAAGAGCATTCTGACACTGTCAAGGAGGAGGTGAACAAGTTTAAGCAAGCTAGGGCTATTAAGGAAGTTTTCTACCTtgagtggttggccaatacaGTGATAGTGAAAAAGAAGAGTGGGAAATG GAATTAccactacaaggtgatgccctttggtttaaaaaatgcaGAGTCTACttatcagaggatgatgaccagaatgtttGAGCTACAACTAGGAAAAaacattgagatttatatagatgacatggtggttAAGAGTAAGCTGGAATCCGAGCATATTAATGATCTCGGGGATATCTTTGGGTTCTTGAGGAGACACAAACTGCGACTTAATGCTTCTAAATGCTCTTTTGGCGTCGGATTagggaagttcttggggtacatggttaCCCATCTCGGAATTGAAGTCAACCCTGaccaaattaaagcaattaacaACTTACAGccacctcggaatcccaaagaggtccagaagttGACAGGAATGACTGTTGCTCTAAACCAATTCATTTCTCGGTCAGCAGACAGGTGTAGGCCTTTCTTCCAGTTGTtgaacaagtggaagggatttgaatggattAAGGAGTGCATCTTAGCCTTTCAACAGTTGAAGGAATACCTATCTCGACCACCCATTATGTCAAGGCCCAAGGTGGATGAGGTGCTATTTGCTTACATTGCTGTGGCTTCCCATGTAGTGAGCTTGGTGTTTGTACGGGTTGATGATGGTATACAGAGGCtagtttattatgtgagtaagtcactacatgaggccgaggtctGTTACCTATCACTGGAGAAGGCCATTTTAGCAGTGGTGCATGCTACGCGTAAGCTTCCCCACTATTTCCAATCCCATACAATTGTTGTTTTAACTCAACTTTCACTTAAATTACTTCTTCGGAGTGCTGATTACACTGAAAGGATTGCCAAGTGGTATACAATATTAAGGGCTTTTAATATAAAGTACATGTCTCACACCTCTGTCAAGGGTCAGGTCCTTGCTGCTTTAATGGCCGAGTTTGCTGAATCCCCATTAGAAGAGGAAATGGAAAAGCaggacatggatggaaaatcggttgggtTAGTCTCCTTACAAGAACCTTTATCCTGGAGCGTATACGTTGATGGTGCAGCGAATCACAGAGGAtctggagtggggctagttttGATATCTCCCGAGAGGATCATAATTAAGAAATCCTTGAGATTAGGCTTCTCGGCCACAAACAATGAAGCTGAGTATGAAACTCTGTTGGTAGGAATGACCATGGttcagaaaatgggtggaaaagtAGTGGAAATATTCTCAGATTCAAGGCTGGTTATAGGCCAAGTTCAGGGAGAGTTAGAGGCCAGGGACATGAGAATGAAAGAATACTTAAGTCAGGTTAGGCATTTACAGTCAGGGTTTGAGTCTTTCAATTTACAGCACATtcctagaagtggaaacaccCATGCCAATTCTCTAGCCACGCTTGTAATCTCCTCAGCACAAAGCCTGCCTCGGGTTatccttgttgaaaatttgtgtaAGGGTACTGAGATGAAGAATGAGGTGGTCCATATCCATCAAATTAGGGTGGGACCTAGCTGGATGGGCTCTATAGTATTGTTCTTGGAGGATATCTTACTTGAAGAGAAGTTAGAGGCCGACAAGGTGCGAAGAaaggctcctcggttttggctgtctgaggaccaaaaattgtacaaacgCTTTTTTTCGGGGCCATACTTACTATGCGTACATCTAGAAGCATCAGAGCTACTCCTTGAAGAGCTACATGAAGAGATTTATGGAAGCCACACGGGAGGTAGGTCTTTGTCTCACAAAGCCCTTACTCATGAATACTAG
- the LOC115951224 gene encoding short-chain dehydrogenase reductase 2a, which yields MSVQVMNEKTLQGIHVLGRENNVPPSPRRLEGKVAIVTGGARGIGEATVRLFSKHGAKVIIADVEDTLGNALANSLAPSVAYFHCDVSLEEDVENLIQSTISHYGQLDILFNNAGVLGNQSKAHKSIADFDIDEFDRVMRVNVRGMALGIKHAARVMIPRGSGCIISTASVAGVMGGLGPHAYTASKHAIVGLTKNAACELGRYGIRVNCISPFGVATSMLINAWRSDDDEEEDCMDFGMPREQEVEKMEDFVRGLANLKGPTLRAKDIAEAALYLASDESKYVSGHNLVVDGGITTSRNCVGL from the exons ATGTCTGTCCAAGTGATGAACGAGAAAACCCTTCAGGGAATTCATGTCTTAGGAAGGGAAAACAATGTTCCTCCCTCCCCTAGAAG GTTGGAGGGAAAAGTAGCCATTGTCACTGGTGGTGCTAGAGGGATTGGAGAAGCAACAGTACGGCTTTTTTCTAAACATGGTGCCAAAGTAATCATTGCTGATGTTGAAGACACTCTTGGAAATGCGCTTGCTAATTCCTTAGCTCCTTCGGTTGCCTATTTTCACTGTGATGTTAGCTTAGAAGAAGATGTTGAGAATTTAATCCAATCCACCATTTCTCACTATGGACAGCTTGACATCCTTTTCAACAATGCTGGTGTTCTTGGAAATCAATCCAAGGCTCACAAGAGCATTGCAGACTTCGATATCGATGAATTCGATCGTGTCATGCGTGTCAATGTGAGAGGCATGGCACTAGGAATTAAGCATGCTGCACGTGTAATGATTCCTAGAGGAAGTGGGTGCATTATTTCCACAGCTAGTGTAGCTGGAGTTATGGGAGGGCTTGGTCCACATGCTTATACAGCTTCAAAGCATGCCATTGTTGGGCTTACAAAGAATGCAGCTTGTGAATTAGGTCGGTATGGGATTAGAGTTAATTGCATTTCTCCATTTGGTGTTGCCACATCCATGTTAATTAATGCATGGAggagtgatgatgatgaagaagaggatTGCATGGATTTTGGGATGCCTCGGGAACaagaagttgagaaaatggAGGACTTTGTGAGAGGACTTGCCAACTTGAAAGGTCCAACCTTGAGGGCTAAAGATATAGCTGAAGCTGCTCTTTACCTTGCTAGTGATGAATCCAAATATGTTAGTGGTCATAACCTTGTTGTAGATGGTGGCATTACCACCTCAAGAAATTGTGTGGGCTTGTAA